A genomic region of Desulfomonilaceae bacterium contains the following coding sequences:
- a CDS encoding PAS domain S-box protein: MRHFYNSIRWRMIFIVTLGLIPCVGLTLFTAIEQRRSILTKAHERAFQSAGNFVKVFTFTIDETRNMLADLARDPKTQEMSPALCSRNFVPSFFKHVLTMYENIGLLDSKGKLVCSVIPIPDSDVLSSRPCFQEAMKTGEFSIGTAETGPSSPRGAITMVYPVLGPAGEIRGALFASFDISWFNIIAANAGIPEDSTLTAIDSTGTILARSANPGKWVGHSAPDAEIVNKIFKENKGTTEAVGIDGTKKIYGFTRVEGFSKGVYVYVGIPKETVVGAANRLVFFDVVWLGIALLAAFLGVWILTRLLIMSQMDTLVDTTNKIASGDLRVRTGLDDSAGELGILGRAFDKMAIALEEREIERKKSHDDLQKEKHFSDEVINSLPGVFYLFDSRGRVLRWNKNAELVTGYSSEEISRMRSLDFILENDKNGLKNGFEEVFSKGETAMEAHYLTKQGAAIPYYFTGRKIEIGNTQCVLGVGIDISERQKAEKALEDSEKLLKTILATSPVGIHLAENRIIKWANESWATMFGFEQELEYVGQSARILYQSEDEFERVGQALYQYLGPGKVTEIDAKLRRRDGSDFDGVIRITHLNPSEPENDTIVAVVTDISQRIQNEQALRESEERYRNLIDTMTEGLGLIDDKGIFEYVNKRSVEMLGYREDELIGHRVDEFLEKSSMKTFLEQMSQRTKTPSRSYEFEWRRKDGTILHTLVTSISIWNVDGSLKGSLATATDITDRKKYEQQLEDSEKKMRLLIEQAPIGVGIFQKEKYVYANPELMAIFNCESQDEIVGKALSEFVAPGHQRLFKERYKRFMLGKPMRTSYQLEGFKKTGALFDMVLWPKKIDYEGEPAILAFIMDVTETKNLRAQLMQAQKMEAIGTLAGGIAHDFNNLLQVVIGYSELIMMDPQISDKLRKNVKSINKVATNGADLVKSLLTFSRKTETKPKPINLNQEIVQIKKLLDRTIPKMIEIDLNLQEEVSLINADSSQIEQVVMNLAVNARDAMPEGGRLILETENVILDAAYCAVHLDAAPGPHVLLSVSDTGQGMDKKTMERIFEPFFTTKALGKGTGLGLAMVYGLVKQHEGSIICYSEPEIGTTFKIYFPSFLPQNDSDESKISQSSIGGTETIMLVDDEENVRDVGKDLLEGAGYTVITASSGKEALKLYQDKRSSISLIILDLIMPEMGGKECLEGLLRIDSSVKALICSGYSANGAAKEAVAAGAKGFVSKPYNLNEMLAQIRRILDPKESS; the protein is encoded by the coding sequence ATGCGCCATTTTTATAACAGCATTCGCTGGAGGATGATTTTTATCGTAACCTTAGGTTTAATCCCGTGTGTAGGCCTGACCTTATTTACCGCGATTGAACAACGCAGATCAATTTTGACCAAAGCCCATGAAAGGGCCTTCCAATCGGCCGGCAATTTCGTGAAAGTGTTCACTTTTACTATTGATGAGACAAGAAACATGTTGGCCGATCTGGCCCGGGACCCCAAAACCCAAGAAATGAGTCCAGCCTTATGTTCACGAAATTTCGTCCCAAGCTTTTTCAAACACGTCTTAACTATGTATGAGAATATAGGCCTATTAGACTCAAAAGGTAAACTGGTTTGTAGTGTTATCCCTATTCCTGACTCTGACGTACTTTCGAGTCGACCATGTTTCCAAGAAGCAATGAAAACTGGAGAATTTTCAATCGGGACGGCCGAAACCGGACCATCGAGTCCAAGAGGCGCCATCACCATGGTATACCCGGTGTTAGGCCCTGCGGGTGAAATTCGTGGAGCGCTCTTCGCCTCGTTTGATATTAGTTGGTTCAATATCATTGCCGCAAACGCAGGGATTCCCGAGGATTCCACTCTGACAGCGATAGATTCCACAGGGACAATCCTTGCCCGCAGCGCCAATCCTGGAAAATGGGTTGGACATTCGGCTCCGGACGCTGAAATTGTAAACAAAATCTTCAAGGAAAATAAAGGAACAACAGAAGCGGTTGGGATAGATGGCACAAAGAAGATTTACGGATTTACGCGAGTAGAAGGTTTTTCGAAAGGAGTCTACGTCTATGTAGGTATTCCAAAGGAGACAGTGGTCGGAGCCGCCAATCGACTGGTATTTTTTGACGTCGTCTGGTTAGGAATAGCTTTGCTGGCGGCCTTTTTAGGGGTGTGGATTTTGACCCGTCTTTTGATCATGAGTCAAATGGATACTCTTGTTGACACGACAAACAAAATTGCTAGCGGCGACCTCAGAGTTCGTACAGGTTTGGACGATAGCGCAGGTGAGTTGGGTATACTTGGTAGGGCTTTTGATAAAATGGCTATTGCGTTGGAAGAAAGGGAGATCGAACGCAAAAAGTCCCATGATGATCTCCAGAAAGAAAAACATTTCTCGGATGAAGTCATCAATAGTTTGCCCGGGGTTTTTTATCTTTTTGATTCACGAGGTAGGGTGCTCAGGTGGAACAAAAACGCTGAACTTGTTACTGGTTATTCGTCTGAAGAAATCTCCAGAATGCGCTCGCTGGATTTTATCCTGGAAAACGACAAAAATGGCCTGAAGAATGGTTTCGAAGAAGTTTTTAGCAAGGGTGAAACAGCGATGGAAGCTCATTATCTCACAAAACAAGGGGCTGCCATCCCATATTATTTCACGGGAAGAAAAATTGAGATCGGCAATACTCAATGTGTGCTGGGAGTGGGCATCGATATCTCGGAGAGGCAGAAAGCAGAGAAGGCGTTAGAAGATAGCGAAAAGCTACTGAAAACAATCCTGGCCACATCACCGGTTGGCATACATTTGGCGGAGAACCGGATCATAAAATGGGCCAACGAGTCATGGGCCACGATGTTCGGCTTTGAACAGGAACTCGAATATGTAGGGCAAAGCGCGCGGATTCTGTATCAATCGGAGGACGAGTTTGAGCGTGTTGGGCAGGCGCTGTATCAATACCTTGGACCGGGGAAAGTTACTGAAATTGACGCAAAATTACGGAGAAGAGATGGTTCTGACTTCGATGGTGTAATACGGATCACGCATTTAAACCCCTCAGAACCCGAGAATGATACGATCGTCGCGGTTGTGACCGACATATCTCAGAGGATACAAAATGAGCAGGCCTTAAGAGAAAGTGAAGAGCGATATCGTAATTTAATAGACACCATGACGGAAGGTTTGGGGTTAATAGATGACAAGGGAATTTTTGAATACGTAAACAAGAGGTCGGTTGAGATGCTCGGTTATAGGGAGGATGAACTTATTGGTCATCGTGTAGATGAGTTTCTTGAAAAATCCAGCATGAAAACTTTTTTAGAGCAGATGTCTCAGCGGACAAAGACGCCTTCACGATCTTATGAATTTGAGTGGAGGCGCAAGGACGGTACAATTTTACACACTCTTGTAACCTCAATATCAATTTGGAATGTCGATGGCTCATTAAAAGGGAGCCTAGCGACAGCCACGGACATTACTGACCGGAAGAAGTACGAGCAGCAACTAGAGGATTCCGAAAAAAAAATGAGGCTCTTGATTGAACAGGCGCCGATAGGTGTCGGGATCTTTCAAAAAGAAAAATATGTTTACGCGAATCCAGAGCTTATGGCCATCTTTAACTGTGAGAGTCAGGATGAAATAGTAGGGAAAGCGCTCTCTGAGTTTGTCGCTCCGGGGCATCAGCGGCTTTTCAAAGAACGATACAAGAGATTTATGCTGGGCAAGCCTATGCGCACTTCATACCAATTAGAAGGATTCAAAAAGACCGGCGCTTTGTTCGACATGGTTTTGTGGCCTAAGAAGATAGATTACGAAGGAGAACCGGCAATTCTGGCATTTATTATGGACGTCACAGAAACCAAGAATCTTAGGGCTCAGCTAATGCAAGCGCAAAAGATGGAAGCTATAGGCACATTGGCCGGTGGTATCGCACATGATTTTAATAACCTCCTTCAGGTGGTGATCGGGTATTCCGAATTGATTATGATGGATCCACAAATATCGGATAAACTTAGGAAAAATGTTAAATCCATCAATAAGGTGGCGACTAACGGTGCTGACCTTGTAAAGAGCCTGCTGACTTTCAGCCGGAAGACTGAAACCAAACCGAAGCCGATTAATCTGAATCAGGAAATCGTACAGATCAAGAAGTTGCTGGATCGTACAATTCCGAAGATGATTGAGATTGACCTTAATCTTCAAGAAGAAGTCAGCTTGATCAACGCCGATAGTTCTCAGATCGAGCAGGTGGTAATGAACCTCGCCGTCAATGCGAGGGACGCCATGCCGGAGGGAGGCAGGCTAATACTTGAGACTGAAAATGTAATTCTTGACGCCGCATATTGCGCTGTTCATCTTGACGCCGCGCCGGGTCCTCATGTTTTACTCTCCGTATCCGATACCGGCCAGGGCATGGACAAGAAAACAATGGAACGTATCTTCGAACCATTTTTCACGACCAAGGCGCTAGGCAAAGGGACTGGCCTGGGTCTGGCGATGGTCTACGGTTTGGTGAAACAGCATGAGGGGAGCATTATTTGTTACAGCGAACCGGAAATAGGAACTACTTTCAAGATCTATTTTCCATCTTTTTTGCCGCAAAATGATTCAGATGAATCGAAGATTTCCCAAAGTTCTATTGGCGGAACCGAGACAATCATGCTGGTTGATGACGAGGAAAATGTACGAGATGTGGGAAAGGATCTCCTGGAGGGAGCTGGATACACGGTAATCACGGCGTCCAGTGGAAAGGAAGCCCTGAAATTGTACCAGGATAAGCGTTCCAGTATTTCTCTAATCATCCTGGATCTGATAATGCCCGAAATGGGAGGAAAGGAGTGCTTGGAAGGGCTCCTCAGGATTGATTCAAGCGTTAAAGCCTTAATCTGTAGCGGATATTCCGCGAATGGCGCTGCAAAGGAAGCGGTGGCGGCTGGAGCGAAAGGATTTGTTAGCAAACCATATAACTTAAATGAAATGCTCGCTCAAATCCGAAGAATTCTTGATCCTAAAGAATCCTCATAA
- a CDS encoding efflux RND transporter periplasmic adaptor subunit: MNPVMMNVLRKGWKWTVLALLIIIVGYKAKFAPIPVSTQPVRVGEVIAEVMGTGTLEAHYQSTVSSKIQGLLVELLADQNDWVKSGQLLARLDDSDLKREVTTQEAVVKAGEATVERAKADEAKSQAIFELTKLDYQRYAQLFTSKSISQELMDKNIQNLAVAQADLQRATAAVSEANRQLVAAQERLHFQQARLADTLIYSPFSGLVVRRDRDIGDIVVPGASIFRIISTKEMWVSAWVDETAMAGLAKDQQARVVFRSEPKKDYHGKVSRIGSEVDKETREFLVDVGVDVLPKNWAVGQRAEVYIETGRKAGVLKAPLSGIVWEKGKAGVFLMSNGKAEWRPVVLGLRGIKDVEVTQGLSKDDIVITGPNPSQIKNGQRVYSE, encoded by the coding sequence TTGAATCCAGTCATGATGAATGTTCTGCGCAAGGGGTGGAAATGGACAGTCTTGGCGCTGTTAATCATAATAGTGGGCTATAAAGCCAAATTTGCCCCCATTCCTGTTTCCACTCAGCCAGTTCGTGTTGGAGAAGTGATTGCGGAAGTTATGGGGACAGGCACGCTCGAGGCCCACTACCAAAGCACCGTGAGTTCTAAAATACAGGGGCTATTAGTCGAACTCCTGGCTGATCAAAATGACTGGGTTAAGTCAGGACAGTTACTTGCGCGTCTCGATGATTCCGACCTGAAAAGAGAAGTGACTACTCAAGAAGCAGTTGTGAAGGCCGGAGAAGCGACGGTTGAAAGGGCAAAGGCTGATGAGGCCAAGTCCCAGGCCATTTTTGAACTAACCAAACTGGACTACCAAAGATATGCGCAATTATTCACTTCAAAAAGCATCTCGCAAGAACTAATGGACAAAAACATCCAGAACCTGGCCGTTGCCCAGGCGGATCTTCAGAGGGCCACTGCGGCGGTGAGTGAAGCCAATCGGCAATTGGTTGCAGCTCAGGAAAGGCTTCATTTTCAACAGGCTCGGCTTGCCGACACTTTAATATACAGCCCGTTTTCCGGTTTGGTAGTACGTCGGGATCGTGACATAGGTGACATAGTGGTACCAGGCGCGTCCATTTTCAGGATCATATCCACAAAGGAGATGTGGGTGTCCGCCTGGGTTGATGAAACTGCTATGGCAGGACTTGCCAAGGATCAGCAAGCTCGTGTCGTTTTCAGATCAGAACCCAAGAAAGATTACCACGGTAAAGTTTCCAGGATCGGAAGCGAAGTCGATAAGGAGACTAGAGAATTTCTGGTTGATGTTGGGGTCGACGTCCTTCCAAAAAACTGGGCGGTTGGTCAGCGCGCCGAGGTTTATATTGAAACAGGCAGAAAGGCGGGGGTCTTAAAGGCGCCTTTAAGCGGTATTGTATGGGAAAAAGGAAAGGCCGGGGTTTTTCTGATGTCAAATGGAAAAGCTGAATGGAGACCGGTAGTCCTCGGTTTAAGAGGTATTAAAGATGTGGAAGTAACACAAGGGCTTTCAAAAGATGACATTGTTATAACAGGACCGAACCCTTCGCAAATAAAAA